From a region of the Neodiprion fabricii isolate iyNeoFabr1 chromosome 7, iyNeoFabr1.1, whole genome shotgun sequence genome:
- the LOC124186549 gene encoding histone H2B-like, producing the protein MKMVTETKVKKSRKITARNDAEYITSDKQKNKNNKKKKRRKPESYARYIYRVMKINYPYIGISVKAMSIMDSFMKDMFERFAEESSRLAHYNKRSTITDREIKTAVKFILPGELAIHAIHEGNKALTKYEKSKQPEVLRF; encoded by the exons ATGAAAATGGTAACAGAGACTAAGGTCAAAAAATCAAGGAAGATCACTGCCCGGAATGATGCGGAGTATATTACGAGCGATAAGcaaaagaataagaataataagaagaaaaagcgCAGGAAGCCAGAAAGCTACGCAAGGTATATTTACAgggtaatgaaaataaattacccGTATATCGGTATAAGCGTTAAAGCAATGAGCATCATGGACAGCTTTATGAAAGATATGTTTGAACGGTTTGCCGAGGAATCGTCTCGGCTCGCTCACTACAACAAACGATCCACGATCACGGATCGGGAAATAAAAACCGCGGTCAAGTTTATCCTGCCGGGAGAACTTGCCATTCACGCTATCCACGAAGGAAACAAGGCTCTAACAAAGTACGAAAAGTCAAA aCAGCCAGAGGTTCTTAGAttttag